The Theobroma cacao cultivar B97-61/B2 chromosome 2, Criollo_cocoa_genome_V2, whole genome shotgun sequence genome includes the window aaatttttagccCTAACTAACTTTTGTTGAGGTGGAAGTTTAGAAGTCAGTCTTTAAGTAGTGACTAAAAGACTTCATTCTATTGTATTAGCAATATTTATCATGTAGTTATACTGCTGATTTGATCTATTTTCATGATTtattaaacatttttttaaagggTGTCGGGGAGGGAATGCTATTGGGTGTCCTGAGTATTCTGTAGCATATGAAACAATTTCTATGAATGGTTTCAGGCATCTTTAGCCTGAAAATAGTTTTGTTGATACTACATGCTCTTATATTTGTTCTATTTCTTGTATCTAACAGGATAAATCTTGGCGTGTGCGTTATATGGTTGCAAATCAATTATATGAGCTTTGTGAAGCTGTGGGGCCAGAGCCTACTAggtatttatttattgctgATGCTATATAGATTGACTTTTGCCCCTTACCAAACGAGGATGTAACCATATGTATCACTATCTTACAAGGTTACGTGATCAATGGTTCAGAGGGTTTTTATTGTGTTTTGGCCAGTAATTATGATTCTTTATGTTATTTTCTCTTGATTATTAGTCACACTAACCTGAGGTGGTCTTTGTTtgtaacattttatttatgtttaagGACGGACTTGGTGCCTGCATATGTGCGGTTACTTCGTGATAATGAGGCTGAAGTCCGCATAGCAGCTGCCGGGAAAGTAACTAAATTTTGTCGAATTTTGAGTCCAGAGCTTGCAATCCAACACATTCTTCCTTGTGTGAAGGTACAGACGTTTATGATTACTTAGAAGCTTCTGATCCTGTATGACTTTATGTTAGAGAAGAAACTTGTATTTGTTTCAAGTGATGTTTAATATTGGTCATCTACTCATCTCGATGCATTGCAAACGCCCTTTGCAGGACCTGTCATCAGATTCTTCCCAACATGTCCGCTCTGCTTTGGCTTCAGTTATAATGGGAATGGCTCCTGTCCTTGGTAAGGTAAGAACATAAAGTAATTCCTCGATGAGGAAGtatgcaagaaaaattcaaggttCATTTTATGCTGATACAAGCTAGAAATGATTGATTTTACAAAAAAGTAGCAACATAAATTTTCTCCTACAAGTGGATTTGGGCTGATATGAGgtctttttattgttattgttaAGTTGTGTTTGTTTTAGTTGATTTCTCAATGTTCTTGCTGGATGCATCAAGATACTGGTTTAAATTGCTTTTATGGGATTATTGAACTTCATCTGATGGTCCTTGCAGGATGCAACTATCGAGCAGCttcttccaatatttctctcccTTCTGAAGGATGAATTTCCTGATGTGCGCCTCAACATAATCAGCAAGCTTGATCAAGTTAATCAGGTTTGGCACCATTTAAAGCTTCACCGCTGTTTTCTGTGTGTGCTGATCTGCTTATTTTTTGCTACCTTAGTTGTTTGGCTTTTGCTTGAGATTGCAACTTTtatcaaacaaacaaaaacagTTGAAGCAAAATGGCATCAGGGTCTCAGAAGTGGCTACTAACAGTGAATAGAATTAAGTTTTAATCACAACTTATTATTTGGTGTACATGCTATCGGTGCATTCTATGTGTAACCATTATATTCAAGTTAACTGCATTCTCTTAAGCAGCTTTCAAGTtgttaaataaactttttctGGCAGGTTATTGGAATTGATCTATTGTCCCAATCCTTATTACCAGCCATTGTTGAGCTTGCAGAGGATAGACATTGGAGGGTTCGGCTTGCAATAATTGAGTATATACCATTATTGGCAAGTCAGTTGGGTGTTGGGTTTTTTGATGATAAACTTGGTGCCCTTTGCATGCAATGGATGCAGGATAAGGTTGGTGCCTTCCTATCTTGCCTGTGTAATAGCTATAAGTTTAAAGGACTTGTTGCTTTTCTGTATTCGCCCTTGCATACAAATGTTTTGTTTGCATTTTTCTGTActctttatgtttttatatcttattttcttttgtttttaatttaatctccTTAGAACCTtttatgtatatgtatgtttCTCTCTTGATTGTTTAATATTTGCTTTAAGTAGACTGATATTTTTGGGGACTATGCATTGAGAAAAGACCCAAAATGGGATCTTCAGGTTATATTGCTATGGAAGGCTTCATGATGggataagaaaatttaaatttttaaataattaaacgATGGGATTCCTGATACTgtttattaattatgaaatattctGCCCTTCTAAGATTGTCTGGTTTGATAATGTATGAGTTCAAAAAAAAGTGTAGTAAATCCATCCATATCTTTCGTTGGTTTAGTTCTGTATTTATCCTTAGTTATTTCAGAATGCTTTTGGCTTGTGATTTGTACTATAATATAGGAGGCTATGAGCAGCCTGTATGTTGAAAGGGGAACATATTTAGGGCAGCTAGATAGCGGAAGGACTATATTGCTGGCAAGGAGGGAGTAAACTTCTAAAAGTCTATTTTTAATATGTGAAGACTTTGCTCACTGCATTGTTAATATTTACTTCCTGATGGCAAAAAATGATATGATTTTAATCCAAGCTCTATTTTGCATGGTATTATTGCAGGTTTATTCTATTCGAGATGCAGCTGCTAACAATTTAAAGCGTCTTGCTGAAGAATTTGGCCCAGAATGGGCTATGCAGCACATTATTCCACAGGTCTGTCCAATAATTTTACAATTGATCTTcagtaaaaaaaagaaaatgaatagtaaagtgaaagaagaaaaaccataACAGTTTTACTGCTGAAAGTAAATAGATGTTTGTGCTAGTCGTTCAAGCTTTGCTTAGTTTTTATGAGAATTGTGAGTGGCAGTTATGCTTTACATAGTTTTTGCACAAAGTCCTGCTAGGTCTGTACtgaccttttttcttttatgctGTGCACTAACACACTTTGTTTTAGTGAGAAATGATTTGATAACTTTCGTGTGGATTTTTGAATAGTTTTTTCATCCTTTGGCTTGTTGATAATCCCGATGCATATGTTCTTGTCATTTTGTTTGACCTTTGCATTGTGTTTTGGTATTTGTTTTGCCCTGTttaatttacttattattCAGTTTACAGTTTTGTTTAACATGGAAGTCAGGGTCTTTCCTGAGCAGGTATTAGAGATGGTTAACAATTCGCACTATCTGTATCGGATGACCATTCTACGTGCCATTTCTCTCCTGGCTCCTATTATGGAGTCAGAAATAACATGTTCTAAACTGTTGCCAGTCGTCATCAATGCATCAAAGGACAGGTTTGCAAAATTTGCAAAATCAATGGGAAAAGTTTAGTATTCTGATCAGAGCGATCCATAATTGACAGACCGCATTTTTGCTTTCTGCAGGGTCCCCAACATTAAGTTTAATGTGGCAAAGGTTTTGCAGTCTCTCATTCCCATAGTTGATCAGTCTGTAAGTATTCCGATTTCGATCATACTTTCCcacctttttcccttttgtatGTTTTCCCCCATCTTGTTtccacctttttcttttctaattggTTTGCACTGGCCTACCGTTTGTTGCCCTAGGTGGTGGAGAAGACAATCCGTCCATGCTTGGTGGAGCTCAGCGAGGACCCAGATGTTGATGTCCGCTATTTCGCTAACCAAGCACTTCAGTCTATCGACCATGTCATGATGTCCAGCTAGGATAGACCTGTTTCACCCAATCATCAACGACCTCGTCACCGGAGGTACTTTATTCTTCCTCATTAGGTTGGTTTTCTCTTTCCTAATGCTCTGATTGGTAGCTTTGTTGTATCATTGTGGCTGACCATATGCTCAAGCTTTTTTTGGCTACTGAAAATGTGCTCAAGCTTGAGAGGCATATccctaattaattttttatatatgtgatttttgttgtttatattctattgattttttttttttttggtttcttatttcttttaatattatagTTTTTTCCTACAATCTATTTAAAAGtctaagtataaaataataattaaaaaagtcaGCCGGATTGAGCTTCGGTTTGACTTTAAAAGGTAGGTCCGATGGACTTAACCCAAACTTGACCCGGCCCAACCCACGGACACCTAGTGATTGGTACGTGTTAGCCTTGGGCCAACTAAAAGATTAGAAACATACCTCTTCTGATTTCTCgtagagaaaaaaaacagaatagtgctttgattttgttgcatataaaaagagaaatgaaaaatgaggtTCAGCTGTGCTGCGGAGTGGCGACCACCATGTGAATCTCAATTTGTATTGCTGTGCTGGGGggcatttgaatttgaaaggAAGTTGTGCCTAAACTCCATACAAAAAGACTAGTCTGTTATGTAAAAGAATAATTTGAACTTTGGAGtttgaataaaaaagaaagtgtTTGTTTTCTCCtatgagaaaataacaaaataaatcttcgagtatgtaaaattttagtatgccttttttttttaaaaaaaaatactaaattatgtattttaaaaatataaataacagttaaaatttaaactttagatctcgagtttaaattttaaattgaaaacatcGTATGTATGCAAAAacactaataaaaattttttttataaaattgaaaaaagaatacCTACGTTTCTACTTATAAGTACgatattgaaattgaaaagtaaTAAGACATCAAGTTGAACTCGGGAATGATTTTGCCTAAGTGTAATAAATATTTGGAGCTAAGTTTGTCAACTGGCAGCAGACCACACGTACTTGTCACAGCATGTGTATtatcttactttttttttttttgaacatttgAGCATTTGACATTAGTACATGAATTTCTTATTTAAAGAATAAGATTCGaatctttttttctcaattaaaaaaaatctactattttttttaaatagttttttaaaatttttgtttgccaaatttcaaatcaaattattgaGGGAATTTTTAGTTGCCAATCAGTTCATGTAATTATGTATCAAGTGGTTAATCAGGAATCAACGGACCGAACATAATTTCTTTCTCgtttaataaaacattaattgtaacttatatttatagacattgatttattaaaatgttgtATATTTATGTcgtaaaaagaaaatgtatttaatgtatagtttatataattttgtaaaatagTACATTTAAATAACTTTACTCCATctaaaaaaacattaaatattaaacttctaaaaaaatatcaaattttgatataaaatacaCTAAAATAAGAAGTCTTCATTGACAAAGGCGAGTGCTACTGAAGGCTTTTATTTTGGTGGTTGAAGCATTTGTCACCTTGGACTGGTGGCTCAGCCACATTTAGCCCAACCACCAAAGCTCTCTATTCATTAccataaataattataaatatacataaatatagAAGACCTACCACAATGAAATATTAATTCATTCGTGAACTCATAATGACAGTCCCTTCGTCATTTCCTTGCAAGAAATACATGCTATTCCATCGATAATTGTCGACGGAATTTTATCGACAGATTTAATTCCGTCAATAATATAGAAGCAACCCAAGATGAAGAACAACAAGAAATCCCAAACGATATTAATTTGTTCTGAAATTCGACAGGtactcatcatcatcatcatctttatttacatatataaaagtaatCTTGATCTTGTCTCTTTGAAAATATACTTATAGATCATTTCTTTTGGACATGTTAGATATACATGGAACATTCATTTGAGCAAGAATATCAAGGCATGAAGGAAAACATGAAGGTACCAACAACGAGGTTGTCAAGAACCTCGACCTCGGACCTTAACAAAGGTTTAGGGTTGTTGTGGTACCTTTCCTTCAAAAGTGTATATACAACCTCCCCATATTTGGACAGTCGGACAAATTATGGTTATTCTCAAACCCTAGACTCGAGACAAGTTTAGACTTTTGAATGACATGGTACTTTCCTTTCTATTTTTAAGGTGATCAAtatgtcattttctttttaatttttatggtAATAAATACTTGTCACCCTACCACTTGGTAGACATCGACGATTGagtttattaatatattttaaaatttcattacacTCGAAAAATCTTTTGTCAAGATTGTGATATTTGATACGATCACGTATCAATTAATGTTAAATCGGTTGATATTAAGTTCGAGGattgtcaaattttttatattaaggTTAAAGATTTGTGCGGATACAAATCAAAAGATTAGTTCgataaaaaaataagggtTTAATTCATAAATGAGTATAATTCGGaaacttttttattgtttaagttttttttaattttttttacatatatgTATTAGTTTATACCATTGTATATTGAATCTTTACTACTTGTCTATAATAGACAAAAGATTTATATTATGTATGGTTTGCATGAGTAATTTCGAGTAAATTGCACTACAAGATCTTACTCTCTTTTAATGAAggttttattattttgcttGTTATCTTTCCAATTATTGTATTTAGAGTAATTATTAGTTCATAATAACTCAACACCAAGACTTCATGAGGCGCCTAACTTAGGTGAGAAAGAAGCAATAAACTTCCCATTTTTGATGTCTGATTATGCTTCTGCACCAGTTTCACCctaatttttataatcaatAAGCCAAATACTTGAATACCAGCTTCACCCTAAATTGCCCAAACAGACATCCGTGGTAAGCTTGAGAAAAACCATTAGAAGCTAGGAGACGATCCCTGTTTGATGTTAGTGCTTTACTTTAGTGATGATTCGCTTCAAGTTTGGTATATATTATcaagaagaaaatatattcCAGGGGAATCCCCTACAAAGGATGGTTCCATATCCCAAGCATCGAAGTCCAGGCAACTTGTCGAGTTCCATTGATGAAATCCTTGAGCATTAAGCTGATTCCAAATAGCAATCAGATCAGTGTGGGGGCCAATGGCCATGTTCGATGGTTTCCTCTAAGTCTCATTGCAACAATGGGGCAGATGCCATTGCCTATAATGCACAAGTCAAAAGGTTTCTAGTAGGCAGATAACCTTAAGACAATAATGACCAATTGAAATAAATCCACTTTTTGGGTAAGTAGGGAGTTTCTCCATGTCCAATGGGTAAGACGAGTTACATTTTTTGCCATGAAGAATAACTATTTCCATCTATTACTcacaaaaaaagaacaaatagaACACTTCTATACaaattaattacttattttaattattttaaaagagaaatttgGACTAACTTTTCAAATAACGAAAATAACTTCCAACCAtgcatataatttataatatatgtttaattatataaacaaGTACTTAAATTTTAGTCTTCCTTTGGTAACATTCATTGGAAGAAAGCCCCCGAGCAAAGATGTCATGTAAGAGAAATACAGATgtcatgtaaaaaaaatacaaatcttggaatttttttttttcacatattcaaaatcacaatataaaaacgtaaacaaaaataatataagaTCAAAATCAACACATCGCAACTCACAAATCATTTTTGTCTATTctgttttttataaaaaatgggTAAAATGACTAACTTCTCTAAAGAAAACACCTGTAGTAAAATTAAGCACGGTATCTATTTAATGAAAGagttttcataattttcaagatCTTTTGAAGGATTGGAAGGAGTTATATATGGAGTTAGGGTCCACTCTAGAGAAAACTATATGTTAGTGGCCATTACAGTGCATAGGCCTCTCTTTGCTGTTCTTATTGCTCTATATACGGAAGCGCATATCAATCAatcaaatgacaaaaaaaagggACCCTTTCCACCACTTAACAAACTAGAGATATAAATTGAATTACACTTGTCTATACACGGAATTTCTGAATTTAGGGATGTACATTTCACTTTTCCTTAGCACTAGCTTTTGCCTATGACACACAAACTACACTTAGATGTTtggaaaatcaaaatataaggaAGATCATAATCACTGACAGATGAAGGCCTTGATATGGCCAATCATTTCATGGGTTCGAGTTTGTGAGAGCTGAGACTTGCTAAGGACCTGAAATGCATGACCAACACCTCCATACAACACATGCTCCACCTTCTTCCCTGCTCTACCCAAGGCAGTGCAGAACTCCAGGTTCCTGTCTTTCAATATATCCATCTCTGATACGCACACTAGGGTGGGCAAGAGCCTCATCTCCTCCATTTTTGCTGACCCTTTTCCCAAAGGATTGCACCATGGATGGTCACGGTTGGAGCCACATGGCAAAGCTAATCGCCAATATGTATCCGAAGCTGCTAGGCTGAGGGCAGAGCGAGGCGATTGGACCATATTCCTTTCGGAATTCGTACGTGTTTCTCCTCCGACAAAGGGTTGTATTAAGATAGTACCATTGAGAGTTAAAGGGTATGGGTTGTGAGAGCCAAGTCTTGCGGCCACATTGTGGGCGATATTGGCACCGGCGCTGTCACCGGCTAAGAAGACGCTAGAGAAATTGCAGTGGTTTGACCACCATTCACCGGATCCATTCCATGCTTCCTGTTTTAACCACGTAAGACACTTGAACCCATCTTCATAAGCAGCAGGAAGAGGGTTTTCTGGGGCTAAACGATAGTTAACAGACATGATCAAGCAACCAGCTTTGGCTGCTAGCTTTGCTAGAAACTCGTGGTAGCAACTCCAAGCAGCTGAGCCGACACAGAACCCTCCCCCATGGAAGTAAACGACCAAAGGGAGCTTCCGATTGGACTTGGGGACATAAAAACGTGCCCAAACATTTGTGAACTCGTCAATAACCATGTCTTTCGATGTCACACCAAGCTCTGGAGCCAATGCAGTGCTAACATTCGGAACGATTTGTGGTCTTTCCACATGTCCATCTTTGGACACTTTGATCAGCCCTGGAATCTCTTCTACCACAGCACCATGTTGATTCGAGCCTCTCCCTATCTGCATGCCTAGACTTTGATGATCCACAGCAATGGTagccattcttcttcttcacatagaatgaaaatcaaattaaacaagcTAATCAGAGATTGGAATACTACGGTTGCTTAAGACAGCTTATATAGGAAGCTACGACGAAAGGACATAGAGAAAGAGAGGTGCTCAGAATATCCTTGGCTGCCAAGTGGGCAATTGGGTAGAAGCCACATGTCTTCACATGGAATCAAGGTAGGGGGGTCTAGCGTTTTGCCTGAATTATTGTGGTTATGCCTTTGATCTTTGTTGTCAAGCACTTTGAGGCTTTGATGggtttaagtttttattatgGTCCACTGTCATGTCGGAGCAAATTTTGGTCGGCCTGATTGCAAAGGAAAAATTAACATGACATTTTTGAGTTATGAAAAAAGAGGTCTTCCCTCAAGATTAAAATACTAAGAAGTCAATCGAGGCCCTGGAGGTCTGACTTTTAAATTTGGTCATACACGTTTCTCAAGCTCTCCACGAGGTCCAGGCTTTAACTATGATTAGTTTTTTCAAGTTTAGAACCCTCTAGCCTCTAGGTAATTCCGCTTATCTCATCTCCACTACCATTGCAATAGCCTTAAAGCCGCCATCCCCACTGATGtatgacaaataacaaaaacattGAACTTATGCCACAATTCAGGGATTAAGATATTCATCATGCTGACCAGGTTGAATCTTTTAGATCTTACGTTTCAGTTTCcttcctcacatttcaagaaaGATTAACTCAACTCACTCGTTCACTGATAGACCGACAAAAGTTGAGATTCCGTGTACAATAAATTTCTGTACTTCGAAGGGTCTCTCTTTCTTCTGTCAACCTGCGTTCTGGACGTATAATTTTCCATAAATTAAAGGCCTAAGTCTGAAGAATTAGGAAGAGATATTCAAGCATTATACATTGTATCAGATAGTTTTGCAGCAGTGGAAAAAACTTTCGCTTTAGAATATGTGGCCTGATAATGTTGACGATTTGAGAGACAAGACATGTAGTGGCGTCAAAACACCGCTGCCCCAAACTTTATAGGTGGCCTCCCAATACCATCTTTTCAAAGTACTGTTTGAGTCATTTTTCTATCAAATTAGGGGAGAAGCCATTCTCAATTTCTCTGCCACTGACTGACAGACATGTGAACCTTTAGGATTGGAAAAGTCTTAATCATAAAATTCTAAGTATATAGATTGGAGAATTTAGGTGAGCTCGAGGTAATTAATGATCACACTAATAATCCTCTTACTATAAATTATTCACATTATTGAACAATTTTTAggatttataataaaaattattataagtGATATGAACAATTTTTGAACTAATTAGAGATTATGTAtacaaaaaggaaagaatatCTAGATGATAACTAATGGACTACCATGGAAAATGCTGTTCAACTAATGGACTTTTTTTTCATAGGCGAAAAGGTACTTTAGTTTTGTCGATAAGGGCTTAGGATAGTCATGGTGTCATTGATTCACATTCATGCATGGCCATTGAATTGGGTGTTttcaaatggtcaaaaatATCTCATTTATAAAGTAATCTCAATATTCAATATATAGTTATGTTTGTATGAATACAAACGACAAAGAGCCTACCTAATAAAGCTCGGGGCTAAATTTTATACATACACATTTATCATTGAGTCAAAAGTTCggataaaaattaataaaaactaaagTAACGAAGATCTCTGCCATTGAGCCTTGATCTGTTTCTGTTTTTTGATGTGTTTGTTTCCTCAATAATTGATTCCAAGTATATATggggaagaaaaaagaagagagaaacaaaagaCAGTGCAATTAAGATATTGGTGAGGATGAAATCTTTTTAAGTACATGCAAATGGGCAGCTATCCTTTAATTATTCTTCAAACATTTGcatttccctttgttctttttaGACTACTTACACTGTACCTCAAAGtagataagaaagaaaaagaaaaagaaaatcaggTGATGTTCACGTGGCATGGAACAATAGAATAATTATCACCAATTATCCatgtagaaaaaataaaaaaaatacaatccGAATATTCAAATTCTTCAATGCCAACAATTTGAATCCTTAATTTCtagaatgttttattttattattgttttttttatatatattttaaataatccCCTCTTGGCTTTAGGTCACGGAGTCAGGGATGCCAATTTTCATAGgttcttctttctctccaGCCTTGCCCCAtgaagtatatatatatatatatatatattcattctTAATAGTAGTAATTTGATAACATCAATCATTAAGTAATAGAACAGTGTAAATTATCGTCCAGAAGTTATTATATCAATTGGAAAAACTTAGATAAACCATACATAAGTCTCGCTGGTACTCTGTTTGCACACCTACCCACTTTTCTTGTTAACAATTTGCTGCCTTACGTCGGCCTTTTGAAATTTATGGGCTTAGAGAGAGATTAAGAAATATCAAACGATGGAAAAACAATGACAGAAAGTGGGAAATTACTTAGTTAGAATGTGGTTCATGCATGCTAAGGTTTGACGATATTTGTATACAGTGTAGATtaacaggaaaaaaaatgaaaaataactaaaattaaatcaaatcctTCATTAGTTATTAGCTCTATCGAAACATGCCGACTTGTATTGATGGAGGCAATGCAGACATTCGTTTCTTCCTTTCCATGTTTCCATGCCACCCTATGCcatcatcataaacaaaataaaaaataaatcaaagtaAACACAAAACATATTCATTACTGGTCCGACTCTCACAATCTAATAATGAGTTTAACTCAAAATTATGTCATTTGTGAGTAGTTCATGTCTTTTTATTGATTTCTGAGAGTCGGATAAAGAAGATATTTGATCTCTAAATGTATATACAGACTTATCGACATGTCGAAACCGCGATTTTTGAGCTCTCTGTACTCTTGGCACAGTGCACATTCTTCACAGCAACAATGGATACAGCAATCGGTGCAAGGGCTCTCCTTCAAGAAATATTGCCCTCTCAACTTGGATCGATAGAAGCATGAGTACAAGCAGGAGCAACCCGTCACACACAGTATCAACATGTAAAGTGCTCCGCTCACTCCACATGCTGCACCAACACACCATTTTTGGattaaaaaacttataatttgTTGGCAATTAAAGGGAAATTCTGCGTGATTAAAAGagtaatttctatttttttacaaaaaaaattacaggTAGATCCTCTGTCAACTATTTCTGCAATTCGACCAAATGTTACACATGGACACCAACAAGTCAAGCAACCTGCCATATTCAATCAGATTAGTAATTTTGtcaaagaaatataaaattcaatCATATTCAACCAATTTTTAAATCGAAGAGGCCATGATCAAAGTGTAACTTACAACTGTTACAATCGTCGCAACAATCACAAAGGCCAGTGGACCATGGTACTGGAGAATGAGAATCTGGATTAGGAGCAGTTGGAGGATTCGATGGCTTAGTTTTGTTCAATGGTAGACCAGTGGTTGTAACCGTTGAATGCTCCACGTGAGAAGGAAGGGACGCTACCGGAGGCGATGGTGGATATGGAGGCGCTGTGGGTGTCGGAAATGGTGACTCTTTTCCAAACTCCATGGAACTAGGAGTATACATTATGTTTATCAAGTGACAGGGAAAGATCGAAGAATTGGTTCCTATGTTCAAAAGTGTTTGGTTTTCCAAATTAATATTGCATTGAGGAGGAACATGTCGTTTCAAAGAAAAACAGTTGGGAAACCGTTAAAgcattataattattgatttgatgGAAAATTAcgttcaaataaataaatagaaagatAGTCCATGAACACCATTGAAATAACTTATAAATTAATCTGTCATgcatgaaaaatggatagaaaGAACAATCTATTATGCACATATTCcgttataaaataaaaatcaatttggtcAGCCAAGTGACCTCATTATTTATTCTTGgtcattttctactttttccACAAATTTGAAGAATAATAGAGATAGAATATATAATGTTTTTTAGGTCATCATTTGATTCCTTGGGGGCACCATTATGggtgaaatttgttgtttattcAGATTTCCATGGTGTCCTGTTTGCACCAACCCAAAAACGATTAagcatgttttagttttccaTTGTAAATATCAATTATCATGTGAATAGACG containing:
- the LOC18610516 gene encoding serine/threonine-protein phosphatase 2A 65 kDa regulatory subunit A beta isoform; this translates as MSTAEEPLYPIAVLIDELKNDDIQLRLNSIRRLSTIACALGEERTRKELIPFLSENNDDDDEVLLAMAEELGVFIPYVGGVEHAHVLLPPLETLCTVEETCVRDKAVESLCRIGSQMRENDLVEWFIPLVKRLAAGEWFTARVSACGLFHIAYPSAPEMLKTELRSIYNQLCQDDMPMVRRSAASNLGKFAATVESAHLKADIMQIFEDLTQDDQDSVRLLAVEGCAALGKLLESQDCVAHILPVIVNFSQDKSWRVRYMVANQLYELCEAVGPEPTRTDLVPAYVRLLRDNEAEVRIAAAGKVTKFCRILSPELAIQHILPCVKDLSSDSSQHVRSALASVIMGMAPVLGKDATIEQLLPIFLSLLKDEFPDVRLNIISKLDQVNQVIGIDLLSQSLLPAIVELAEDRHWRVRLAIIEYIPLLASQLGVGFFDDKLGALCMQWMQDKVYSIRDAAANNLKRLAEEFGPEWAMQHIIPQVLEMVNNSHYLYRMTILRAISLLAPIMESEITCSKLLPVVINASKDRVPNIKFNVAKVLQSLIPIVDQSVVEKTIRPCLVELSEDPDVDVRYFANQALQSIDHVMMSS
- the LOC18610517 gene encoding probable carboxylesterase 6; this encodes MATIAVDHQSLGMQIGRGSNQHGAVVEEIPGLIKVSKDGHVERPQIVPNVSTALAPELGVTSKDMVIDEFTNVWARFYVPKSNRKLPLVVYFHGGGFCVGSAAWSCYHEFLAKLAAKAGCLIMSVNYRLAPENPLPAAYEDGFKCLTWLKQEAWNGSGEWWSNHCNFSSVFLAGDSAGANIAHNVAARLGSHNPYPLTLNGTILIQPFVGGETRTNSERNMVQSPRSALSLAASDTYWRLALPCGSNRDHPWCNPLGKGSAKMEEMRLLPTLVCVSEMDILKDRNLEFCTALGRAGKKVEHVLYGGVGHAFQVLSKSQLSQTRTHEMIGHIKAFICQ
- the LOC18610518 gene encoding protein PLANT CADMIUM RESISTANCE 11, yielding MYTPSSMEFGKESPFPTPTAPPYPPSPPVASLPSHVEHSTVTTTGLPLNKTKPSNPPTAPNPDSHSPVPWSTGLCDCCDDCNSCCLTCWCPCVTFGRIAEIVDRGSTSCGVSGALYMLILCVTGCSCLYSCFYRSKLRGQYFLKESPCTDCCIHCCCEECALCQEYRELKNRGFDMSIRWHGNMERKKRMSALPPSIQVGMFR